In Polyangia bacterium, the genomic stretch CGCCGAGACGCTGGAACGTCTGGCCACGGTCGACACGCTGGTGTTGGACAAGACCGGCACGCTGACCGAGGGCAAGCCGCGCCTGGCGACGATCAAAGGCGCGGGCGTCAGCGACGGCGAGCTGGTGCGCCTGGCCGCCACGGTCGAGCGCGGCAGCGAGCACCCGCTGGCCGGCGCACTGGTCAGCGCCGCCCAGGAGCGCGGCATCACCCTGACCGCCACGCAGGAATGGGAAGCCGTCCCCGGCAAAGGCGTGATCGGTTCGGTCGAAGGCCGACGGGTGGCGGTGGGCAGCCGCGCGCTGCTAGACGAATTGAAGATCGACGTCGGATCGTTGCGCCTGGACGCCGAAGCGTTGCGCGCCGACGGCCAGACCGTGGTCTTCGTGGCGGTGGCGGCGCGGGTGGTCGGCTTGCTGGGCATCGCCGATCAGGTTCGCCCGACCAGCGCGGCGGCGCTGCAGACCCTGCGCGCGCAGGGCCTGCGCATCATCATGTTGACCGGCGACAGCCGCGGCACCGCTGACGTGGTGGCGCGCAAGCTGGGCATCACCGACGTGCGCGCCGAGCTCTTGCCGGCGCAGAAAGCGGAAGAGGTGCGCCGCCTGCAAAGCAGCGGCGCGGTGGTGGCCATGGCCGGCGACGGCGTGAACGACGCGCCGGCGCTGGCCGCGGCGGCGGTCGGGATCGCCATGGGCTCGGGCGCCGACGTGGCGATGGAGAGCGCGGGCATCACCCTGGTCAAAAGCGATCTGGCCGGCGTGGTGCGGGCGCGGGTGCTGGCCCAGGCCACCATGCGCAACATTCGCCAGAACCTGTGGCTCGCGTTCGTTTACAACGCGCTCGGAATCCCGCTGGCGGCCGGGGCGCTGTATCCGCTGTTCGGCCTGGTGCTGGGACCGATGGTGGCCAGCGCGGCGATGTCGCTGTCGTCGGTGTCGGTGATCGCCAACGCGCTACGCCTGCGTTCGCTGTCCTTGGTCGAAAAACCATAACGTCCCGGGCGCGCCGTTCGTACGGATGACGGGGAAAGCCGGACCGCGGGCGCCTCGCGGCCGAAAGCGCTAGACTAAAAAATGGTGTAGCCATGCAAAGCAAGAAAAACGGAACCTTGGCGATACGGGTCTTGGTGGGCGTTTTCTCGGCAGGCTGGCTCGCCGGTTGCGGCGGTTCGAGCACCAGCAACGATGCCGACAGCAACGCGCAGTTCCTGTCGTGCCTGGAGGCGCACAAGGATACCGGCGTGATGCCGTACGTGCCCGACACCAAGGTGCCTTCCAGCGGCGGGACCTTCGAGGTGACGCTGGTGCAAAGCCACCCCGGGACCGCCGCCGACAGCAGCGCGCCCGGCCCGGAGGTCAAGGGCGACAACACCTGGCAAGTGGCCATCGCCGACATGGGCGGCGCGCCCGTCGACGGCGTCGCCATGAGCGTCTC encodes the following:
- a CDS encoding FixH family protein, with product MQSKKNGTLAIRVLVGVFSAGWLAGCGGSSTSNDADSNAQFLSCLEAHKDTGVMPYVPDTKVPSSGGTFEVTLVQSHPGTAADSSAPGPEVKGDNTWQVAIADMGGAPVDGVAMSVSPFMPDHQHGTSVVPGVTAQSGGNYQISPLYLFMSGYWEITVNLTPPAAAGTTAGPHETALFKVCIP